The following proteins are encoded in a genomic region of Helicobacter macacae MIT 99-5501:
- a CDS encoding type IIG restriction enzyme/methyltransferase, protein MSSLRGGGQCRDLAPSEDLSEFASAIATMTKNAQKGDSEEFQKNVIAQFLSTTFDYDCNTRGKADLAIYDDDIPKVLFEVKSLSNKAEFVKTPQNQTHPLTPSAREGESLESKAFYESILYYLRESHTNNNIKHIILCTAHEFYIINAKAYHKLFANNADKAAQKRIDTAYKNCDKKQGTDTSTSKFYDEIARILPDIDATLEFCYVNVASIVEKPRDLALFYALLSPSVLLQIPHYIDANTLNERFYKELLYILGLVQVEQNRKALILPSPTPNTLLHSIKSDFADKLPRDFSDSSKSSQDSSDSADIFDSHIFPLIMLWNNRILFLRLLESMLLSFRHIEKPFLDISILRDFGALNTLFFKVLAVKNRADIPQNLANIPYLNSSLFEKSALESQGFEIATLESRELKIAPDSILRRDKTLREKYICKDDSLPLLEYLFAFLHAYDFTTTPSDVQNYAKTNHDKLINSAVLGLVFEKLNGYKEGSFYTPSFITRYMCQSSIRKIVVEKFNSANPKWQCKTIADIEDEIHREIRHARNALDSSLRGSGDSHNEAIHKIDTHPLAPSAREGETLDCHDLKSPLPCGGDLGVGKSTQCVEFHNDSTKEILAKYNKIFLSIRICDPAVGSGHFLVSALNELISIKSELGLLLDCDGRRLSDIDLALENDELLIKDSQGKMLDYAIPAHEGIEAHKIQKAIFYTKKELIENCLFGVDINPNSVEICKLRLWIELLKYSYYENIASKELQTLPNIDINIKCGNSLVSLFELNESDENGNPKPYTLKWLKNQNSEFSQNFREKLLRYNDLVQTYKEKLGDKQAIAKEIESIKSYFKTTLLDNSFVSKQMKDKLKNFIEIYGDEVFDIGTPFGMEMIKISRNNGMKFIPKIQANKDDVFEYSTPKEIDNQGQKLLDSIKADFDNIQSIKEQQTFEWRFEFPEVLDLQSLQSKQEKAKLHNAKKRAGQNPTPNELDSIGDFMGFDLIIGNPPYVVKRKIEYPQYKWNSDLYTMFFEMGFKIAKPNYYVNFITPRFWLVNESLQSMRKYFLEKVNLLSLSESNPFTRAKTENVIAEIQICTPNQSTIKHYKETNEIFNFIDNVEKDIFAQNAKSEIIFNVDKNLIALFDKICKDTILLKSIMQTKRGAEYGKNFVRDFRKGMKILCGGEVKAYSVEWNQTFIDSKLKDIQRLFDFFQSKDLIYLRRVDKRLSASMTSESYAFTKNIYGIKITNAKYNPKFILALLNSKLLNFYYLKKFTTKKRGIVPRDSNIFI, encoded by the coding sequence ATGAGTTCATTAAGGGGGGGGGGGCAGTGTAGAGATTTAGCTCCTAGCGAGGATTTGAGCGAGTTTGCAAGCGCGATTGCCACTATGACAAAAAACGCGCAAAAAGGTGATAGCGAGGAGTTCCAAAAGAATGTAATCGCGCAGTTTTTATCCACCACCTTTGATTATGATTGTAATACGCGCGGTAAGGCGGATTTGGCGATTTATGATGATGATATTCCAAAAGTGCTTTTTGAAGTCAAGTCGCTTAGCAACAAGGCAGAATTTGTCAAAACGCCACAAAATCAAACCCACCCCCTAACCCCCTCCGCAAGGGAGGGGGAATCTTTGGAATCCAAAGCATTCTATGAGTCCATTCTCTACTACCTGCGCGAATCTCACACCAACAACAACATAAAGCACATTATCCTTTGCACCGCGCACGAATTCTACATAATAAACGCCAAAGCCTACCACAAACTTTTCGCAAATAACGCTGACAAAGCAGCACAAAAGCGCATTGACACCGCGTATAAGAACTGCGATAAAAAGCAGGGCACAGACACAAGCACGAGCAAATTTTATGATGAAATCGCACGGATTTTGCCAGACATTGATGCCACGCTAGAGTTTTGCTATGTCAATGTCGCCTCCATTGTAGAAAAGCCACGCGACTTAGCCCTATTTTACGCGCTTTTATCGCCAAGCGTCTTGCTACAAATCCCGCACTATATCGATGCAAACACGCTAAATGAGCGATTTTACAAAGAGCTACTCTACATTTTAGGCTTAGTGCAAGTCGAGCAAAACCGCAAGGCACTGATTTTGCCAAGCCCCACGCCAAACACGCTACTGCATTCAATCAAAAGCGACTTTGCCGACAAACTGCCACGAGATTTTAGCGATTCGAGCAAATCAAGCCAAGATTCTAGCGATTCAGCCGACATTTTCGACTCCCACATTTTCCCGCTTATTATGCTGTGGAATAACCGCATTTTATTCTTACGCCTACTTGAATCAATGCTACTAAGTTTCCGCCACATTGAGAAGCCCTTTTTAGACATTAGCATTTTGCGTGATTTTGGTGCGCTAAATACGCTATTTTTCAAAGTCCTAGCCGTGAAAAATCGCGCCGACATTCCGCAAAATCTAGCAAATATCCCCTATCTAAACTCTAGCCTTTTTGAGAAATCCGCGCTTGAATCGCAAGGCTTTGAAATCGCCACTCTTGAATCTAGAGAGCTAAAAATCGCGCCAGATTCGATATTACGCCGTGATAAAACTTTGCGTGAGAAATATATATGCAAAGATGATTCACTTCCCTTGCTAGAGTATTTATTTGCGTTTTTACACGCTTATGACTTCACCACCACGCCTAGCGATGTGCAAAACTACGCCAAGACAAACCACGATAAGCTCATAAACTCCGCTGTTTTGGGGCTAGTCTTTGAAAAGCTAAATGGCTACAAAGAGGGCTCTTTCTACACGCCTAGCTTTATCACGCGCTATATGTGCCAAAGCTCGATTCGCAAAATCGTGGTGGAAAAATTTAATAGCGCGAATCCAAAATGGCAGTGCAAAACCATAGCCGACATAGAGGACGAAATCCACCGCGAAATCCGCCACGCTAGAAATGCGCTAGATTCGTCATTGCGAGGCAGTGGCGATAGCCATAACGAAGCAATCCATAAAATAGATACCCACCCCCTAGCCCCCTCCGCAAGGGAGGGGGAAACTTTGGATTGCCACGACTTAAAAAGTCCCCTCCCCTGCGGAGGGGATTTAGGGGTGGGTAAATCCACGCAATGCGTGGAATTTCACAATGACAGCACAAAAGAGATTTTAGCCAAATACAACAAAATCTTTCTCTCTATCCGCATTTGCGACCCTGCGGTGGGGAGCGGACACTTCCTAGTCTCCGCGCTAAATGAGCTTATCTCTATAAAAAGTGAGTTGGGATTATTGCTTGATTGCGATGGGAGGCGACTTAGCGACATTGATTTGGCACTAGAAAATGATGAGTTGCTTATCAAAGATTCGCAGGGCAAAATGCTAGATTATGCCATTCCCGCACACGAGGGCATAGAAGCGCACAAAATCCAAAAGGCGATTTTCTATACCAAAAAAGAGCTTATCGAAAACTGCCTTTTTGGCGTGGATATAAACCCAAATTCTGTAGAAATCTGCAAACTACGCCTTTGGATAGAGCTACTCAAATACAGCTATTATGAAAATATCGCTTCAAAAGAACTGCAAACGCTCCCAAATATTGACATAAACATAAAGTGTGGCAATAGCTTAGTAAGCCTTTTTGAGCTCAATGAATCCGATGAAAATGGCAATCCAAAGCCATATACCCTAAAATGGCTCAAAAATCAAAATTCTGAGTTCTCTCAAAATTTTAGAGAAAAACTTTTACGCTATAACGACTTGGTGCAAACCTACAAAGAAAAACTAGGCGACAAGCAAGCAATCGCTAAAGAGATAGAATCTATCAAATCATATTTCAAAACTACGCTTTTGGATAATAGCTTTGTATCAAAACAGATGAAGGACAAACTTAAAAATTTCATAGAAATCTATGGGGACGAGGTGTTTGATATTGGGACACCATTTGGTATGGAAATGATAAAAATCAGTAGAAATAATGGAATGAAATTTATTCCAAAAATACAAGCAAACAAAGACGATGTATTTGAGTATTCCACTCCAAAAGAGATTGACAACCAAGGGCAAAAACTTCTAGATTCTATCAAAGCGGATTTTGACAACATACAATCCATAAAAGAACAACAAACTTTTGAATGGCGATTTGAATTCCCTGAAGTGCTTGATTTGCAATCCTTGCAATCAAAGCAAGAAAAAGCAAAACTACACAACGCGAAAAAACGCGCAGGACAAAATCCAACGCCCAATGAACTTGATTCCATAGGCGACTTTATGGGATTTGATTTGATTATAGGTAATCCGCCGTATGTGGTAAAGAGAAAGATAGAATATCCGCAATACAAATGGAATAGCGACCTATACACAATGTTTTTTGAAATGGGCTTTAAAATCGCAAAGCCAAATTATTATGTGAATTTTATCACACCTAGATTTTGGCTTGTCAATGAGAGTTTGCAATCAATGCGCAAATATTTTTTAGAAAAAGTCAATTTGCTTTCATTAAGCGAATCAAATCCATTCACACGCGCCAAAACTGAAAATGTCATAGCTGAGATTCAAATCTGCACCCCAAATCAAAGCACCATAAAACACTACAAAGAAACAAATGAAATTTTTAATTTTATCGACAATGTAGAAAAGGATATTTTTGCACAAAATGCCAAAAGTGAAATTATCTTTAATGTGGATAAAAATTTGATTGCACTATTTGATAAGATTTGCAAAGATACGATTCTGCTAAAATCAATAATGCAAACAAAGCGCGGCGCAGAATATGGCAAGAATTTTGTGAGAGATTTTCGCAAAGGAATGAAAATTTTATGTGGTGGCGAAGTAAAGGCGTATAGCGTTGAGTGGAATCAAACTTTTATAGATTCAAAACTAAAAGATATTCAAAGATTATTTGACTTTTTTCAATCAAAAGATTTGATTTATTTAAGGCGTGTCGATAAGCGTTTGAGTGCTAGTATGACAAGCGAATCCTACGCATTTACCAAAAATATCTATGGCATAAAAATCACAAATGCGAAATATAATCCCAAATTTATCCTAGCATTGCTAAACTCAAAACTGCTAAATTTTTATTATCTTAAAAAATTCACAACCAAAAAAAGAGGAATTGTTCCCAGAGATTCAAACATATTTATATGA
- a CDS encoding type II toxin-antitoxin system YafQ family toxin, which translates to MAKYNINYAKSFIKDYKKLQTKEKDLTDALIDKLANGKTLEPKHNDHALNGNLQGTRECHIKPDLLLIYEKFDDILQLNALRVGSHSKLFKK; encoded by the coding sequence ATGGCGAAATATAATATCAACTACGCAAAAAGTTTCATCAAGGACTACAAAAAGCTACAAACCAAAGAAAAAGACTTGACAGACGCACTAATCGACAAACTCGCAAATGGCAAAACACTAGAGCCAAAGCATAACGACCACGCGCTAAATGGCAATCTGCAAGGCACTAGAGAGTGCCACATAAAGCCAGATTTGCTTTTAATCTATGAAAAATTTGATGATATTTTACAGCTAAATGCCTTGCGTGTGGGAAGCCATAGCAAACTTTTCAAAAAGTAA